In Vicinamibacteria bacterium, a genomic segment contains:
- a CDS encoding UbiA family prenyltransferase produces MSKVKAYLDLARPFTLLPPALGVLSGAVTAWGAGGTRPPLTLSLIQPVLYGTLMAAVLNTASNAINQIYDLNIDRVNKPKRPLPSGTLTTSEAWGLTLASFAVAWVLAWLAAPQGRHECFYIVLFTSVLVWAYSAPPLRTKRHGVWANVTIAIPRGLLLKVAGWSTVKTILGVEPWYIGAIFGLFVLGASSTKDFADIEGDRADGCQTLPILYGVKKAAWMITPFFVFPFLLIPIGVWRGILTGDPSLLLILGPALVGYGIYTSYLLVRKPEELAFTENHPSWTHMYLMMMVAQLGFALAYIF; encoded by the coding sequence ATGAGCAAGGTCAAGGCCTACCTCGACCTCGCCCGCCCCTTCACCCTCCTGCCCCCGGCCCTGGGTGTCCTGAGCGGGGCGGTGACGGCCTGGGGCGCGGGCGGGACTCGGCCCCCTCTCACCCTCTCCCTGATACAGCCCGTCCTCTACGGCACCCTCATGGCCGCGGTCCTCAACACGGCCAGCAACGCCATCAACCAGATCTACGACCTCAACATCGACCGGGTGAACAAGCCGAAGCGGCCGCTGCCCAGCGGCACCCTCACCACGAGCGAAGCCTGGGGCCTGACCCTCGCCTCCTTCGCGGTGGCCTGGGTGCTGGCCTGGCTCGCCGCTCCGCAAGGGCGCCACGAGTGCTTCTACATCGTTCTCTTCACGAGCGTCCTGGTCTGGGCTTATTCCGCTCCCCCCCTGAGGACCAAGCGCCACGGGGTCTGGGCCAACGTCACCATTGCGATTCCGCGGGGGTTGCTCCTCAAAGTGGCGGGCTGGTCCACGGTGAAGACCATCCTAGGCGTGGAGCCGTGGTACATCGGGGCCATCTTCGGCCTCTTCGTCCTGGGCGCTTCCTCCACCAAAGACTTTGCGGACATCGAAGGGGACCGGGCGGACGGCTGCCAGACCCTCCCCATCCTCTACGGGGTGAAGAAGGCGGCCTGGATGATCACGCCGTTCTTCGTCTTTCCCTTCCTGCTCATTCCCATCGGGGTGTGGCGGGGGATCCTCACCGGGGACCCGTCGCTCCTCCTGATCCTGGGCCCCGCCCTCGTCGGCTACGGGATCTACACGAGCTACTTGCTGGTGCGCAAGCCGGAGGAGCTCGCCTTCACCGAGAACCACCCGTCCTGGACGCACATGTATCTAATGATGATGGTGGCCCAGCTGGGGTTCGCCTTGGCTTATATTTTCTAG
- a CDS encoding nucleotide exchange factor GrpE, whose translation MTDDDPADGPAEGQEGERAVLGSPAVEPSVGVSGGKAGHLAPAEELSADPEAVQAYFRRAKLAEDRLAEVLAAYRQVKTDNEGYRDRITRNLERRFDQRRERLLLKFINILDNMDRALAAAEQTYAGNPLIEGLILVRTELLQTLQDEGLERIPVIGLPYDPNYSEAVETRKVTEPEHHHLVVKELLRGYRLNGKVARVSRVIVGEYGGAATEAETPAGALIGEAEIAAPEATPLQAPELDSERSLEEIIERTEREAQARAGLPAEPAAETTPLDEEMLRSLFAAPPPAKPEKKR comes from the coding sequence GTGACCGACGACGATCCCGCCGACGGGCCCGCGGAGGGGCAGGAGGGAGAGCGAGCCGTACTGGGCTCCCCCGCCGTTGAGCCGTCCGTCGGGGTGTCGGGAGGCAAGGCCGGGCACCTGGCCCCCGCCGAGGAATTGTCCGCCGATCCGGAGGCGGTCCAGGCTTACTTTCGCCGGGCCAAGCTGGCCGAAGACCGTCTGGCCGAGGTCCTGGCCGCCTACCGCCAGGTCAAGACCGACAATGAGGGGTACCGGGACCGGATCACCCGAAACCTCGAGCGGCGCTTCGACCAGCGGCGCGAGCGCCTGCTGCTGAAGTTCATCAACATCCTCGACAACATGGACCGCGCGCTAGCGGCCGCAGAGCAGACCTACGCCGGGAACCCCCTCATCGAGGGGCTCATCCTGGTCCGGACCGAGCTTCTGCAGACGCTGCAGGACGAGGGCCTGGAGCGCATCCCCGTGATCGGCCTCCCCTACGACCCCAACTACAGCGAGGCGGTCGAGACCCGCAAGGTGACCGAGCCCGAGCACCATCACCTGGTGGTGAAGGAGCTCTTGCGCGGCTACCGCCTGAACGGCAAGGTCGCCCGGGTCTCGCGGGTGATAGTGGGGGAATATGGAGGCGCGGCGACCGAGGCGGAAACACCCGCGGGCGCCCTCATCGGGGAGGCGGAGATCGCGGCCCCCGAGGCCACCCCCCTGCAGGCGCCGGAGCTGGACTCCGAGCGCTCTTTGGAAGAGATCATCGAGCGCACGGAGCGAGAGGCGCAGGCTCGTGCGGGCCTCCCCGCCGAGCCGGCGGCGGAGACCACACCTCTCGACGAGGAGATGCTCCGGAGCCTCTTTGCCGCCCCCCCACCCGCGAAGCCCGAGAAGAAGCGCTAG
- a CDS encoding methyltransferase domain-containing protein, with translation MSITYGLDQSWYGERDRLRSLSVLFDPTTLEFCGRSGLREGAHVLELGAGAGSVAEAMADRVGSSGRVVAVDRDTRFLRDLADRVEVREMDLLREPLPSGPFDLVHARLLLGHLGDPLPVLKRWVGVLRPGSWLVVEDLDTAGCDESIPPAAGFSVVARALFDELARRGFDQRLGLRLPALLSDAGLEAVEAITIRPRKRGDVANGLPAWDLFGAQVAPALLAGGRVTPEEHAEFTRVTHDPATWLGMPALTTARGRRPTVASS, from the coding sequence GTGTCCATAACGTATGGACTGGACCAAAGCTGGTACGGCGAACGGGATCGGCTCCGATCCCTATCCGTGCTCTTCGACCCGACCACCCTGGAGTTCTGCGGGCGCTCCGGGCTGCGCGAAGGCGCGCACGTGCTGGAACTCGGCGCAGGTGCCGGCAGCGTTGCCGAAGCAATGGCGGACCGAGTTGGGTCTAGCGGCCGCGTCGTGGCCGTCGACCGCGACACCCGGTTCCTCAGAGACCTCGCCGACCGCGTCGAGGTGCGGGAGATGGACTTGCTGCGCGAGCCGCTGCCCTCCGGTCCCTTCGATCTCGTCCACGCCCGGCTGCTCCTCGGACACCTCGGTGATCCCCTGCCCGTGCTCAAGCGATGGGTCGGAGTGCTGAGGCCTGGCAGCTGGCTCGTCGTGGAGGATCTCGATACCGCCGGTTGCGACGAGTCGATCCCTCCGGCCGCGGGCTTTTCGGTTGTGGCCAGAGCGCTGTTCGACGAGCTGGCCCGCCGTGGCTTCGATCAGCGCCTCGGCCTTCGCTTGCCCGCGCTGCTCTCCGACGCGGGGCTCGAGGCCGTTGAGGCAATCACCATTCGGCCGCGGAAGCGAGGGGATGTCGCGAACGGCCTGCCCGCCTGGGATCTCTTCGGCGCCCAGGTGGCGCCGGCGCTCCTTGCCGGGGGGCGAGTCACGCCGGAGGAGCATGCCGAGTTCACGCGGGTCACGCACGATCCCGCTACGTGGCTCGGAATGCCTGCGCTCACGACCGCGCGCGGTCGGCGACCGACCGTGGCTTCGTCGTAA
- a CDS encoding DUF4147 domain-containing protein, producing MPSRLPWDHARLRRAAADILAAGLRAADPDRLVRAHLRRQGGFLLAAGQRYRLGRGRVVLIAAGKAAATMSRAAETVLGDHLAEGLAVDTAPPARPLARTRLIVAGHPVPDERGEEAARAVEALAHDLGEGDLLLLLLSGGASALLPAPCAGVSLADKAKTTALLLRTGATIQELNAVRKHLSRLKGGGLAGAAAPARVVALVLSDVVGDDLSTIGSGPVAPDPTTYADALAVLSERGLLTDVPPPVRARLEAGLRGEAPETPKPGDALFRRVSTLIVGSNRLTVEAAAREARRQELHSLVLTTRLEGEAREVARVLVAILRECVEAGRPARPPVCLLAGGETTVTVRGNGHGGRNQELAVAAVDPLAGFPVPSVLASMATDGIDGASDAAGGVVDRETQKKARALGLAPPAHFLAENDSRNFLGPLGGLIRTGPTGTNVVDLTVLLAGGRGRPG from the coding sequence CTGCCTAGCCGGCTCCCCTGGGACCACGCGCGGCTGCGGCGCGCGGCCGCGGACATCCTGGCCGCGGGTCTCCGCGCCGCCGACCCCGACCGCCTCGTGCGCGCCCATCTCCGCCGGCAGGGGGGGTTCCTCCTGGCGGCCGGCCAGCGCTACCGCCTCGGCCGGGGGAGGGTCGTCCTCATCGCCGCCGGAAAGGCGGCCGCGACCATGTCCCGGGCGGCGGAGACGGTTCTCGGCGACCACCTCGCCGAGGGCCTGGCCGTGGACACCGCTCCTCCTGCGCGACCCCTCGCCCGTACTCGACTCATCGTGGCTGGGCATCCCGTCCCCGACGAGCGGGGGGAGGAGGCGGCGCGGGCGGTGGAGGCCCTCGCCCACGACCTCGGAGAGGGCGACCTGCTTCTCCTCCTTCTCTCGGGGGGCGCCTCCGCGCTGCTCCCCGCCCCGTGCGCGGGGGTCTCGCTCGCCGATAAGGCCAAAACCACCGCCCTCCTCCTCCGGACGGGGGCCACGATCCAGGAGCTGAACGCGGTCCGCAAACACCTTTCCCGCCTGAAGGGGGGCGGCCTGGCCGGCGCGGCCGCTCCGGCACGGGTGGTCGCGCTCGTGCTGTCCGACGTGGTGGGCGACGATCTGTCCACCATCGGCTCCGGTCCGGTGGCCCCCGATCCCACCACCTACGCCGACGCCCTCGCCGTGCTGTCGGAGCGGGGGCTGCTCACCGACGTTCCCCCTCCGGTGCGGGCCCGCCTGGAGGCCGGTCTGCGGGGGGAGGCGCCCGAGACGCCCAAGCCGGGAGACGCCCTCTTCCGGCGGGTTTCGACCCTTATCGTGGGGAGCAACCGCCTTACGGTCGAGGCTGCAGCCCGAGAGGCGCGGCGCCAGGAACTCCATTCCCTCGTTCTCACCACGCGTCTGGAGGGGGAAGCCCGGGAGGTGGCGCGCGTCCTGGTCGCGATCCTGCGGGAATGCGTCGAGGCGGGCCGGCCCGCCCGTCCGCCCGTCTGCCTGCTGGCCGGCGGCGAGACCACGGTGACCGTCCGCGGGAACGGCCACGGCGGCCGCAATCAGGAGCTGGCGGTGGCCGCGGTCGACCCGTTGGCCGGTTTTCCCGTTCCCTCCGTCCTGGCCAGCATGGCCACGGACGGCATCGACGGGGCCAGCGATGCCGCCGGAGGGGTGGTGGACCGGGAGACCCAAAAAAAAGCCCGGGCCCTGGGCCTGGCCCCGCCCGCCCACTTCCTGGCCGAGAACGACTCGCGAAACTTCCTGGGCCCGCTAGGGGGCCTGATTCGCACCGGCCCTACCGGTACCAACGTGGTAGACCTCACCGTCCTCCTGGCCGGAGGCCGAGGCCGTCCAGGGTGA